In Acanthochromis polyacanthus isolate Apoly-LR-REF ecotype Palm Island chromosome 18, KAUST_Apoly_ChrSc, whole genome shotgun sequence, the following proteins share a genomic window:
- the prkab1a gene encoding 5'-AMP-activated protein kinase subunit beta-1a, which yields MGNTSSERAAVGQGEKVQRRDSRGTKEGERPKILMDSPEDADIFHGEDMKAPLEKEEFLAWQQDLEAEDKGPTLDRPTVFRWTGDGKEVYLSGSFNNWANKIPLIRSQNTFVAIVDLPEGEHQYKFYVDGQWTHDPAEPVITSQLGTVNNIIQVKKTDFEVFDALMVDSQKCSDMSDLSSSPPGPYHQDAYVPKQEEKFKSPPILPPHLLQVILNKDTGISCDPALLPEPNHVMLNHLYALSIKDGVMVLSATHRYKKKYVTTLLYKPI from the exons ATGGGGAATACAAGCAGCGAGAGGGCTGCCGTGGGCCAGGGGGAGAAGGTCCAGAGGAGGGACAGCCGGGGTACCAAGGAGGGAGAGAGGCCAAAAATCCTGATGGATAGCCCAGAGGATGCAGATATTTTTCATGGAGAAGACATGAAG GCTCCCTTAGAGAAAGAAGAGTTCCTTGCATGGCAGCAAGATTTAGAAGCAGAAGATAAAGGGCCGACTTTAGACCGACCAACAGTTTTTCGCTGGACTGGCGATGGAAAAGAGGTGTACCTCTCTGGATCTTTCAACAACTGGGCCAATAAGATTCCCCTTATTAGAAG TCAGAACACCTTTGTGGCAATTGTTGACTTGCCGGAAGGGGAGCATCAGTACAAATTTTATGTGGATGGCCAGTGGACCCACGACCCAGCTGAG CCTGTTATAACCAGCCAGCTAGGCACAGTCAACAATATCATCCAGGTGAAGAAAACTGACTTTGAGGTGTTTGACGCACTGATGGTGGACTCGCAGAAATGCTCAGACATGTCAG acctgtccagctctcctcccGGGCCATATCATCAGGACGCTTATGTACCCAAACAGGAGGAGAAGTTTAAGTCTCCACCCATACTCCCACCACACCTCCTACAGGTCATCCTCAACAAAGACACCGGGATTTCT TGTGATCCTGCATTACTCCCAGAACCCAACCATGTCATGCTCAACCATCTCTATGCTCTTTCCATTAAG GATGGAGTGATGGTGCTCAGCGCGACACACCGCTACAAGAAGAAGTATGTCACCACTTTGCTATATAAGCCCATCTGA